GCGGCCGTCCACGATGCTGCTGCACAGGTCGTCCAGCCGCTTGCGCTCCACAATGTGGTCCAGCACCAACTCCCCTGGCCTTGCTGCCGAGAAGCCAGGGAGGGCGATCTCGCGGGCGTGTCCCCTGCCCACCTGGCCCCGCCTCTGACACCTGCCCACCTTTACCTGGGTCCCTGGGCTGGGTCTCCTGTGCCACCCACACAAAGTCCCCGACGTGCAGCTTGCGCACCGTGTGGCTCACACGCAGCCGCTGGAGTTCTCGGAGTAGCTCGGGCCTGTGCCCCGCCCTGGTGGTGCAGAGGAGGCCAAGGTCAGGGCAGGCCagcatccccctccccccaccggcTCCCAGGCTGCCCCGCCTCACTCACCCCCTGGTCTCCCCAACGTCCACACACAACAGCACCCTGTACTCCCCGGGCCCCAGCTCCAGCGCTGCCTGCTGGACACCCCCTGCGCTGGCGCCACtacaggagagggggagagagggtgtTGGAGGCCAGAGCCCCCAGTGCCCCGGCTCAGCTGCAGGCGACAGAGCCAGGGCGGGGTGGCGGCTTCATTTCcaggcccccacctccccctgcccctgctcacAGCTCAGCCGGGGCCGCTCCTGGCACTGCCGGCTCCTCCCCGGGAGGCTGCTCGGGCCCCACGCCCGTGTTCACGGAGCATGGTCCCGATTCAGCCAGCTTCCGGGCCAGCTCCAGGCCCTCCGCGGTGAGCGAGTACCTGGGAGGTGGGGgacacacacagctctggcccctggccgGCTCTCCGCCTGCCCcacgctgggctgggctgggctggcctccCGCAAACGAGCCCAGCGGCTCCCTGCGCCCGCCTTCCCGCCCCTGCCCGGTGCCACTTCCCGGGTCTGGGAAAAGCGACCTCGGGCACGCACTCCTCCCTTGTCTTCCCGCTCACCCATTCTAAGGCCTTCGAACGGCTTCTCCAGTTGGCCTCACcgccccccctccctcccacactccccagCCTCGGCGTCGGGTCTGGGAACTGCCCACGGGACCCACCAGTTCGCCACGCCCACTGCCCCCGCCACGCTCACCGCCCCCCACGCCCACTGCCGCGGCCCCGCCTCCCCTGTCCGCACCTGGCTGGCTGGTGCGTCCTGAGCACCAGGTTCCTGTGCAGCAGGGAGCGGAGCGCTGGCCAGGACCGAGAGCTCCCGGGGGTGACCTGCGCGGCGGGAGGGGGGCGCTAAGAGAGCCGCGGTGCTGCCACGCGGGGGTCAGCCCCGTGCCCGCGCTCTGCGCTCACCCTGGCGGCCATCTGAGCGCACCGCTGCAGCAGCTCCTCCTTGGTCAGGAAGCCTCGGCCCTCGGGGTTCTACGGCCAGCAGACACGCCGGGGCAGGCTCAGCGCCGGCCGCTCCGCGCCCCGGCCGCGCGGCCCGCCCCCATGCCCGTCCCCTCCCGTGCGGCCCGCACGCACCAGGTGCTCCTGgtagagcagcagcagcaccgcCCGGGCCCCTGAGTGCCGAGCCGGCCAGTAGCCACCGGAACCCCCTGCCTGGGGCTGCGCAGAGGCCTGAAAAAGAGGGGGCTCTGACTGGGAAAGGGAGCCAGGCCCCGCGGCGCTGCAGGACCCCGGCCAGGCCACGGCTGCCCCACCTGTAAAACGGGCCGGCAGAGGGGTCGACCCCCTAGAAATcggggcagaggcggggggggcggcaggggcagggagttgcctgctgcccccccagctcctcctcccaccGAGGGCAGGAAGTCTGCCCCAGCAAGGACCCCAGCGTGGCTTCCCTAAGTGGCTGAGCGTGGAGCTCTCGACAGCTGTTCCCAACATCCCAACTTACAGCTTAAAGCACTAACAGGATGTCGTTCGCCCCAAGCCAGGCAGCCGCGGTGAGAGCCGGACTCAGGCCTGCTAACGCCCCACGCCCCTAGTGCCCGGCTCCCcctgtgccctcccctcccctcctcactgCCACGGGAGGGGCCTGGGCGGGCGGCCCTTCGCCGGGGGGACTCCTCGCTCCGGACGGTGAGCCCTGGCCATCGCCGTCGCCGCCGCCTGCGGGAGCGTGAGAGCGTCAGCCCCGCACCGCAGCTCCGAGGGTCCCGGGGTGCAGCCTGGAGACCCGCCAGCCCCGCACCGCAGCTCCGAGGGTCCCGGGGTGCAGCCTGGAGACCCGCCAGCCCCGCACCGCAGCTCCGAGGGTCCCGGGGTGCAGCCTGGAGACCCGCCAGCCCCGCACCGCAGCTCCGAGGGTCCCGGGGTGCAGCCTGGAGACCCGCCAGCCCCGCACCGCAGCTCCGAGGGTCCCGGGGTGCAGCCTGGAGACCCGCCAGCCCCGCACCGCAGCTCCGAGGGTCCCGGGGTGCAGCCTGGAGACCCGCCAGCCCCGGGGCAAGCGGAAGCCCGAGCCCGCAGCCAGGGCACGCGGCGGGCGCTCACCGCCGGACGCTCGGTGCTGGCGCAGCCGCTCCTCCAGCATCCTGCAGAGCCCGTCTCCAAAGTGCTGCAGGATCTTAGCTTCTTTCCCGCTGCGCAGGGGCAGTGGGTACCGCCGGAGGGAGCGCAGGGCCTGGCGGAGGCGGGCGGGAGGCCCTCGGGTCAGGGCAGGTCGGTCCCGCCGGCCGGCTCGGCCCGCACCTGCCCCCGGCACCCACCTTCTGAAACACGAAGCGCGtgcggcgccccctgctggccgccTCGTCGCGCCACTCGGTGAGCCAGCGCACGAAGAGCGGGTTCGGGCACTCGGGCAGCGGGCGCTTCCGGCCCAGGCGGACCGGCGCCGCCATGAGCCCCGGCGCCCGCGGGACCGGGCCGCCGCCGGGTCTTGGCTGGATTCGAACACCTGGCTCGGGTAGGGGCTGAGGGCGGGAACCTCTCCAGTCACGTGGCCCAGCCCGAGAGGCGCCTCCcgccgccctccccgcccccgcgcgGCCCTCAGTGGCCGGAGCCCAGCGCAGCCGCGGCCACCTCTCGCCCCGGGGCCCCCGCCCGGCCGCGGTCGGCTTTTCGGGcgcgccccgcccaggcccctgaGCCTCGACCCGCCCCTTCCTCCCACGGCAGATTCGAGAGCGGGGGCCCCACGCGCCCGCGGAGGAGGGCGGACAGCGCCCCTAGCGGCGGGGAGGACCGCCAGGCCCTGCCTCACTCCGGCCTAGCGGGGCTGCAGAGGGGGCTCAAAGAGAGTCCAGGAGACTGGGGGCGGGGGACAGCGGAGCGCAGGTGCATCCGTGGGAGGGGGCTCGAGGAGAGTCCAGGAGACTGGGGGCGGGGGACAGCGGAGCGTAGGTGCATCCGTGGGTAGGGGGCTCCAGGAGAGTCCAGGAGACTGGGGGCGGGGGACAGCGGAGCGCAGGTGCATCCGTGGGAGGGGGCTCGAGGAGAGTCCAGGAGACTGGGGGCGGGGGACAGCGGAGCGCAGGTGCATCCGTGGGTAGGGGGCTCCAGGAGAGTCCAGGAGACTGGGGGCGGGGGACAGCGGAGCGCAGGTGCATCCGTGGGAGGGGGCTCGGGCAGAGTCCAGGAGACTGGGGGCGGGCGGGGGACAGCGGAGCGCAGGTGCCTCTGTGGGAGGAGGCTTGGACAGTCCAGGAGGGGCGGGGGACAGCGGAGCGCAGGTGCCTCTGTGGGAGGGGGCTCGGGCAGAGTCCAGGAGACTGGGGGCGGGGGACAGCGGAGCGCAGGTGCATCCGTGGGTAGGGGGCTCGAGGAGAGTCCAGGAGACTGGGGGCGGGGGACAGCGGAGCGCAGGTGCATCTGTGGGAGGGGGACAGCGGAGCGCAGGTGCCTCTGTGGGAGGGGGCTCGGGCAGAGTCCAGGAGACTGGGGGCGGGGGACAGAGGAGCGCAGGTGCCTCTGTGGATAGGGGGCTCGAGGAGAGTCCAGGAGACTGGGGGCGGGGGACAGCGGAGCGCAGGTGCCTCTGTGGGAGGGGGCTCGGGGGTGCGCGGCGGCGGATGCCCCAGCTGGGCGGACTGGGGCGAGAGCAGAGGCGCTGTGTGCATCCCGGCAGGTGTGGCGGCCACAGAGGCGCACGTGAGCCGCTCCGGGGCTGAGGCTCCCCGGCTCGGGGGCTCGGTGGAGGCGCGGGACCCCCTCCCCCCGCGAGGTTTGGAGATGGAACTCGGTGGCCCCAGGTTGAGCGACACGTAAGCAGGTGTTTGGGCGCAGGGAAGGGGAGCGGGCCCTGCTGGCGTCCGCAGCCGTCCCAGGTCGAGAGCGGGCGAACCCCAAGCAGGGGCGTGCGGGGCCCGGGACCCCCCGAGAGGGCCGGAGGGGCGGGCGCCGGGGCCCAGCCCGCCTCCCTCCCAGCACGGCCTTATAAGGAGCccgaagccggcgccgcggccggCTCCGCCCCCGCCAGGCTCATGTCCTAATAAGGACATCTAGGGCATCCCGCGGCCGGGGGCGGCCGCGAGCGCGTCTCCGGGGCGACtgcggccccctccccctcccgggaAGCTGCGGGGCgcccgggggcggcgggggcgcggcCTGGCCCCCGGAGCTCCCCGCGGGCGCCCGGGCCGAGGACATCCTCCGGAGCTCTGCTCtcccgctcgctcgctctctcgcgcCTCGGCTCTGCCCGCGTTAAACCGTGCACCTGTGCACCCGAGAGCCAGGCCCAGGTCTGGCCTCACCCGCGTTTCCTCTCCTCACCGCCTGACAGCCCTGAATTTGCAAAACACCTGAAAATCAGTGACTACACCACGCCGAGTCCTCGCGGCTTCCCCCGCGCTTTCTATTCTTTTTGCCCTGGGAGCCGCATCCGCTTTTCTCTGGGGACGAGCGCAGCTTTGCCGATTCTCCCGGCTGCCGGGCCGGGTCTCAGCCCAGCGAACAGCCGCTTCCTCTCGGAAAAGCAACGTCCCCCGCCACCCTCGGCCGCCCCAGACCCGGAGTCTCCAGACACCCGTCCCGCGCCGGGATCTGGAGCCTCTGAGGGATCCTTTTCGGGTCACTTCGCCAGCGCGCCCGCCTTTCCTGGGACGCTCGGCCAATGGGCGCGCGCTGCGCgcggaggccccgcccctcgcggCCCCGGCCTACATCTCCCGGCGTGCACCGCGCGGCCGGCCGAGGGAGCCGGCGGGCGCGCCGGGTCGCCCGCCGGCCGCGCGGACTCCATTTCCCGTCGGCCCCGGGAGGGAGCGCCGGaagcccgccccgcccctcatTGTGCGGCTCCTACTAAACGGAAGGGGCCGGGAGAGGCCGCGTTCAGTCGGGTCCAGGCAGCAGCTGCGGCGGCTCTCGTCTCCTCCGCCTTCTGCCCCCTTGCCATCTTCCTCTCGCTTCCGGAAACATGGTGAGCGGCAGGCCGCGGCGGCCGAGGGGAGGCGGCCGAGGGCGACGGCGGAGCGGGAGCTGCAGCGCGGCCCCGAGCGCCCCGGGCGGGATGAGGGGTCTCGCCCCGGGAGGCGGGCGGCGCCGGGACGCGCGTGCGCGCTCGCGGGCGCCGCGGAAGGCCGGCTCGGACGTCGCTCGCGCGCcccctggcctcccctcccccaccgcgcTGCTGCGCCCGCGCGGGCCgcggcgtgggggagggggcgcgggcgcgCGCCCCTCGCGGGGCCGCCGGCGTCGCGCGCCGTCTCGCGGGGGCGCGCGCCCCTGCGGAGCACGCGGCGCCCGAGCCCGGCCCCGGGGGCGGCGAGGAAGAAGGCGCGCGCGCCCCACCCGGCGCgggcccggccccgcgcccctCCCGCGGCGAGAGCAGGTGGCTGGGGCTGCGGGCCTGCGGCGCGCGGCTCGGAGCGGGGTCCCGccggggcgcgggccggggcggCGCTGCTGGCCGGCGCGTGCGCACACGCGCGGTCCCGGCCGCCGGGGGTCgcggcagccccccccccccccgggctacGGGGGCTTCGACTCTCCCGGCCGGGCCCGGAAGAGGGAGCCGAGTTTAGGGAAGTGATCCAGGCGGGCGCCGCCTGGAAACCACTCCGCATCCTGGGTCCGGCCCGACGGCGCGGGGACCTCGGTCCCCCGGGCGGGCGGCGGCCCTGGGCGGCTCCGGGGCACGGAGGGCCTGGGAGGCGCCGCTGCCCCTCGGACTCGGTTCTCTGGGCAGAGGGCCGGGGCTCCTCGGTGTCCTCTCCCCGCCCACTCCGGAAGCGGCTGGGTCACGTGGCCAGCTTCCTCTGCAGTTGGGGGGTGCAGACTTCCCCTTCGTGGACAGTCGCTCCCCCTCCTGGCCAGGGCGCCCCGGGCCTGATGCAGAGCTCTCGGGGGCCTGGGCGCCGCAATTGgcttgttaatttaaaaaaatatatatttgtttatctgaaaggcagcgaggtcttccatccgctggttccctccccaaacggccgccaaATCCGagtgtgggccaggctggagccgggagcccgaCACGCCGTCCCGGTGCCCTGCGCGGGGGGCCGTGCTCTGCCCCTGCGGGCGGTGGGAGGAAGCTGGCTGGGGGGCGAGcgctcccgtgtgggatgccgccactgcagccCTTCGATTCGTGCCCGGGGCCTCTGGGGCCCGTGGCCACCctcagaggctggggctgtgggatGGGATCCTGATGGGGCGCTGTGGTTCCTACCCTGGTTGGGAAAGACCCCAGCCCGGAAGCAGATGCCTTCATTCTGTCTGATCCGTTGCCTGGAACGGCAGGGCCTCCGTGGGCGCTCCTGCCGACGTCCTGGGGGCCTGGTCACCTCTCGGAGAGGAGGCGgtggctgaagtgtttgggcctccTCTCAGCCCTGACGGGCTCGGGGGGCAGCTCTGTTCAGGGCCGAGACGGTGCCGGGAGCAGGACTTGGCGCCCCGGAGCCTCTCTGGACCGGCACCTCGGCAGAGGCTCTGCTCCCACGGATCCTCAGCGTCGAGGCCGTGGAAACGAGGAAGGTGCTGGGCTTGGTCATGACAGGGCTGCTCGGCCGCCGTGC
This window of the Lepus europaeus isolate LE1 chromosome 7, mLepTim1.pri, whole genome shotgun sequence genome carries:
- the MUS81 gene encoding crossover junction endonuclease MUS81, whose amino-acid sequence is MAAPVRLGRKRPLPECPNPLFVRWLTEWRDEAASRGRRTRFVFQKALRSLRRYPLPLRSGKEAKILQHFGDGLCRMLEERLRQHRASGGGGDGDGQGSPSGARSPPGEGPPAQAPPVAASAQPQAGGSGGYWPARHSGARAVLLLLYQEHLNPEGRGFLTKEELLQRCAQMAARVTPGSSRSWPALRSLLHRNLVLRTHQPARYSLTAEGLELARKLAESGPCSVNTGVGPEQPPGEEPAVPGAAPAELGASAGGVQQAALELGPGEYRVLLCVDVGETRGAGHRPELLRELQRLRVSHTVRKLHVGDFVWVAQETQPRDPARPGELVLDHIVERKRLDDLCSSIVDGRFREQKFRLKRCGLGRRVYLVEEHGSAQNLSLPESTLLQAVTNTQVIDGFFVKRTADIKESAAYLALMTRGLQRLYQGHTLRSRPWEPPGDPGSETRPSPNPLCSLLTFSDFNAGAIKNKAQSVREVFARQLMQVRGVSGEKAAALVDRYSTPSSLLAAYDACGSPKEQEMLLSTIKCGRLQRNLGPVLSRTLSQLYCSCGPLT